Proteins co-encoded in one Ziziphus jujuba cultivar Dongzao chromosome 9, ASM3175591v1 genomic window:
- the LOC107426555 gene encoding protein BASIC PENTACYSTEINE4 isoform X2, whose amino-acid sequence MMAQHQAKEPNALVMNKKIMSIIAERDAAIRERNVALSEKNEALAARDEALRQRDEALAERDTALMERDNALAALQIRDNTMNFPSGGGVQRGVKRVHHPSSHLSNMSEANYSSKDMQITDAFPITVISSDAVKSRQAKRTKENKAVPSRTPKPTRKKVGEDLNRQACSDGTKYKTEWDSHDVGLNLVTFDESTMPVPMCSCTGVPRQCYKWGNGGWQSSCCTTNMSMYPLPQMPNKRHARMGGRKMSGSVFTRLLSRLAAQGHDLSMPLDLKDYWARHGTNRYITIK is encoded by the coding sequence ATGATGGCTCAACATCAAGCCAAGGAACCAAATGCTTTAGTCATGAACAAGAAGATCATGTCTATAATTGCTGAGAGGGATGCCGCCATACGGGAGAGAAATGTAGCATTGTCTGAAAAGAATGAGGCCTTGGCTGCAAGGGATGAGGCCCTCCGGCAGCGAGATGAGGCACTTGCTGAGCGGGATACAGCCCTGATGGAGAGAGACAATGCCCTTGCAGCCCTTCAAATCAGGGATAATACCATGAACTTCCCATCAGGTGGTGGTGTTCAACGGGGAGTGAAGCGCGTGCATCACCCATCGAGTCATCTATCTAACATGTCTGAAGCTAATTACAGCTCAAAAGACATGCAAATAACCGACGCCTTCCCCATTACAGTTATATCCTCTGATGCCGTCAAGTCACGTCAGGCTAAGCGAACAAAGGAGAATAAGGCAGTTCCCTCCAGGACTCCTAAGCCAACACGGAAAAAAGTAGGTGAGGATTTAAATAGGCAGGCTTGTTCTGATGGTACAAAGTACAAAACAGAGTGGGATAGTCACGATGTGGGCTTGAACCTGGTCACTTTTGACGAGTCTACAATGCCAGTTCCAATGTGCTCATGCACTGGAGTTCCCCGGCAGTGCTACAAATGGGGGAATGGTGGATGGCAATCATCGTGTTGCACAACCAATATGTCAATGTACCCGTTACCTCAAATGCCAAATAAGCGCCACGCAAGAATGGGTGGACGGAAGATGAGTGGAAGTGTTTTTACCAGATTGCTCAGTCGACTAGCGGCTCAAGGCCATGACCTTTCAATGCCACTGGATCTCAAGGATTACTGGGCCAGACATGGGACTAATCGCTACATCACAATCAAGTAG
- the LOC107426555 gene encoding protein BASIC PENTACYSTEINE4 isoform X1, protein MDGGRQHENGRHKMDYYRGVQYPWNMMAQHQAKEPNALVMNKKIMSIIAERDAAIRERNVALSEKNEALAARDEALRQRDEALAERDTALMERDNALAALQIRDNTMNFPSGGGVQRGVKRVHHPSSHLSNMSEANYSSKDMQITDAFPITVISSDAVKSRQAKRTKENKAVPSRTPKPTRKKVGEDLNRQACSDGTKYKTEWDSHDVGLNLVTFDESTMPVPMCSCTGVPRQCYKWGNGGWQSSCCTTNMSMYPLPQMPNKRHARMGGRKMSGSVFTRLLSRLAAQGHDLSMPLDLKDYWARHGTNRYITIK, encoded by the exons ATGGATGGTGGTAGACAACATGAAAATGGGAGACATAAGATGGATTATTACAGAGGCGTACAATATCCG TGGAATATGATGGCTCAACATCAAGCCAAGGAACCAAATGCTTTAGTCATGAACAAGAAGATCATGTCTATAATTGCTGAGAGGGATGCCGCCATACGGGAGAGAAATGTAGCATTGTCTGAAAAGAATGAGGCCTTGGCTGCAAGGGATGAGGCCCTCCGGCAGCGAGATGAGGCACTTGCTGAGCGGGATACAGCCCTGATGGAGAGAGACAATGCCCTTGCAGCCCTTCAAATCAGGGATAATACCATGAACTTCCCATCAGGTGGTGGTGTTCAACGGGGAGTGAAGCGCGTGCATCACCCATCGAGTCATCTATCTAACATGTCTGAAGCTAATTACAGCTCAAAAGACATGCAAATAACCGACGCCTTCCCCATTACAGTTATATCCTCTGATGCCGTCAAGTCACGTCAGGCTAAGCGAACAAAGGAGAATAAGGCAGTTCCCTCCAGGACTCCTAAGCCAACACGGAAAAAAGTAGGTGAGGATTTAAATAGGCAGGCTTGTTCTGATGGTACAAAGTACAAAACAGAGTGGGATAGTCACGATGTGGGCTTGAACCTGGTCACTTTTGACGAGTCTACAATGCCAGTTCCAATGTGCTCATGCACTGGAGTTCCCCGGCAGTGCTACAAATGGGGGAATGGTGGATGGCAATCATCGTGTTGCACAACCAATATGTCAATGTACCCGTTACCTCAAATGCCAAATAAGCGCCACGCAAGAATGGGTGGACGGAAGATGAGTGGAAGTGTTTTTACCAGATTGCTCAGTCGACTAGCGGCTCAAGGCCATGACCTTTCAATGCCACTGGATCTCAAGGATTACTGGGCCAGACATGGGACTAATCGCTACATCACAATCAAGTAG